A genome region from Sphingomonas sp. BGYR3 includes the following:
- a CDS encoding sodium/sugar symporter, which yields MTGLSQIDLIVVIVYAIGIFGLAQWISREKAGRTKNTSDYFLASKALPWWAIGASLIAANISAEQIVGMSGSGYAVGLAIASYEWMAALTLLIVGKWFLPIFLRNEIYTMPQFLEQRFGPTIRTVMAVFWLALYVFVNLTSILWLGSIAVTQVAGVDQDVALIGLGIFALVYQLRGGLKAVAMTDIVQVTLLVFGGLVVSWLTLSEIGGDAGVLGGFSRLTTELPEKFDMILSPDNPFYKDLPGLSVLIGGMWIANLSYWGFNQYIIQRALAAKSLGEAQKGVVFAAFLKMLMPIIIVLPGIAAVILAPDLAKPDQAYPTMMRLLPTGLLGLVFAALVAAIIASMASKINSIATIFTLDLYAKLKGIQSRASEADGDAVASMAHEKSLVLVGRISAVVATILGILTARPLLGSLDQAFQYIQEFSGFVTPGICVIFLLGLFWPRATEAGALVGAVASVALSFLFWLPADWGGIAVLNAVPFMNRMMIVFFISLALAIIVSLLRPAQAERNRITMQGVSFATSTGFNLASVAVVVVLAILYAVWW from the coding sequence GTGACGGGACTGTCGCAAATCGATCTGATCGTGGTCATCGTCTATGCCATCGGCATTTTCGGCCTTGCCCAATGGATCAGCCGCGAAAAAGCAGGTCGGACCAAGAATACGTCCGATTATTTCCTGGCGTCCAAGGCGCTGCCCTGGTGGGCGATCGGTGCGTCGCTGATCGCGGCGAACATTTCCGCCGAACAGATCGTCGGGATGTCCGGATCGGGCTATGCCGTCGGCCTGGCCATCGCATCCTATGAATGGATGGCGGCGCTGACGCTGCTGATCGTCGGCAAATGGTTTCTGCCGATTTTCCTGCGCAACGAAATCTACACCATGCCGCAGTTCCTGGAACAGCGGTTCGGGCCGACCATCCGCACCGTGATGGCGGTGTTCTGGCTGGCGCTGTATGTTTTCGTCAACCTGACCTCGATCCTGTGGCTTGGCTCGATCGCAGTCACTCAGGTGGCGGGCGTGGATCAGGACGTGGCGCTGATCGGCCTGGGCATCTTTGCCCTTGTCTATCAGCTTCGCGGCGGGCTGAAGGCCGTGGCGATGACCGACATCGTGCAGGTGACGCTGCTGGTGTTCGGCGGTCTGGTCGTATCGTGGCTGACGCTCAGCGAAATTGGCGGCGATGCCGGCGTTCTGGGCGGCTTTTCCCGGCTGACCACCGAATTGCCCGAAAAATTCGACATGATCCTGTCGCCGGACAACCCGTTCTACAAGGATCTGCCGGGCCTCAGCGTCCTGATCGGCGGGATGTGGATCGCCAATCTCAGCTATTGGGGGTTCAACCAGTACATCATTCAGCGCGCGCTGGCGGCCAAGAGCCTGGGCGAGGCGCAAAAGGGGGTCGTCTTTGCCGCGTTCCTCAAGATGCTGATGCCGATCATCATCGTCCTGCCCGGCATCGCGGCGGTGATCCTGGCCCCCGATCTTGCCAAGCCGGATCAGGCATACCCCACCATGATGCGGCTGTTGCCGACGGGGTTGCTGGGTCTGGTCTTTGCGGCCCTGGTCGCGGCGATCATCGCGTCGATGGCGTCCAAGATCAATTCGATCGCCACCATCTTCACCCTTGATCTCTATGCCAAGCTGAAGGGGATTCAGAGCCGGGCGAGCGAGGCGGACGGCGATGCCGTGGCCAGCATGGCGCATGAAAAGTCGCTGGTGCTGGTCGGCCGGATCAGCGCCGTCGTGGCGACGATCCTGGGCATTCTGACCGCCCGTCCGCTGCTGGGCAGCCTGGATCAGGCGTTCCAGTATATCCAGGAATTTTCCGGATTCGTCACGCCGGGCATCTGCGTCATCTTCCTGCTCGGCCTGTTCTGGCCGCGCGCGACAGAGGCGGGGGCGCTGGTCGGGGCGGTGGCGTCGGTTGCGCTCAGTTTCCTGTTCTGGCTGCCGGCCGACTGGGGCGGCATCGCGGTGCTGAACGCCGTGCCGTTCATGAACCGCATGATGATCGTGTTCTTCATCAGCCTGGCGCTGGCCATCATCGTCTCGCTCCTGCGTCCGGCACAGGCGGAACGCAACCGGATCACGATGCAGGGCGTGTCCTTTGCGACCAGCACGGGGTTCAACCTGGCCAGTGTGGCGGTGGTCGTCGTGCTCGCCATCCTGTACGCGGTCTGGTGGTAA
- a CDS encoding Pr6Pr family membrane protein codes for MDRPSTWMQPIARTVALVAGFALVLQLALIVGQFAGRGEGVGAALWRFFGFFTILSNLFVCIVAAAMGLRAGSPLARPWVRLSALVAILLVGITYSIALRHVWEPTGWQAVADHLLHDAVPPLFLLAWLASGHGTLRWGQVWRALLFPLAYLAYAVARGAYDGWYAYYFLDPGKAGWDGFAAAAGGITVAVALGAAILVAVDRWLGGARARRR; via the coding sequence ATGGACCGGCCAAGCACCTGGATGCAGCCGATCGCCCGAACCGTTGCGCTGGTCGCCGGATTTGCGCTGGTGCTGCAACTGGCGCTGATCGTCGGGCAATTCGCCGGGCGGGGCGAGGGCGTCGGGGCCGCGCTGTGGCGGTTCTTCGGCTTTTTCACCATCCTGTCGAACCTGTTCGTGTGCATCGTGGCCGCGGCGATGGGCCTGCGCGCGGGATCGCCGCTGGCGCGGCCATGGGTGCGATTGTCGGCGCTGGTCGCCATCCTGCTGGTTGGCATCACCTATTCGATTGCGCTGCGCCATGTGTGGGAACCGACCGGATGGCAGGCGGTTGCCGATCACCTGTTGCACGATGCCGTGCCGCCGCTGTTCCTGCTGGCGTGGCTGGCGAGCGGGCATGGCACGCTGCGCTGGGGGCAGGTGTGGCGGGCACTGCTGTTTCCGTTGGCCTATCTGGCCTATGCGGTGGCGCGCGGTGCGTATGATGGCTGGTACGCCTATTATTTCCTGGATCCGGGCAAGGCGGGATGGGACGGGTTCGCCGCTGCGGCCGGCGGCATCACCGTCGCCGTCGCGCTGGGGGCGGCCATTCTGGTCGCGGTCGACCGCTGGCTGGGCGGTGCCCGTGCCCGGCGACGCTAG
- a CDS encoding phosphoribosylanthranilate isomerase: MRATAKICGLSTPETLDAAIGGGASHVGFVFFPPSPRTLTLEQAAMLAARTPDTVGRVGVFVDPDDELLNGAIAAGRLSAVQLHKTAPERIAAIRARLSGIEVWAAIAVKTRADLDPARRLHGIVDRVLYDAKTPDGASLPGGMGLRFDWTLLRGFNHPLPWALSGGLDAGNVAEAIGTTGATLVDVSSGVERTPGTKDVDKIAAFLKAVAS, translated from the coding sequence ATGCGTGCCACTGCCAAGATCTGCGGGCTTTCGACGCCCGAAACGCTGGATGCCGCGATTGGCGGCGGGGCCAGCCATGTCGGTTTCGTGTTCTTTCCGCCCTCTCCCCGCACCCTGACGCTGGAACAGGCGGCGATGCTGGCGGCACGCACCCCGGACACGGTCGGACGGGTCGGCGTGTTTGTCGATCCGGATGACGAGCTGTTGAACGGGGCAATCGCGGCCGGGCGGCTGAGCGCCGTTCAGCTGCACAAGACCGCGCCGGAACGGATCGCCGCCATCCGCGCGCGCCTGTCCGGCATCGAGGTCTGGGCGGCGATCGCGGTCAAGACGCGCGCTGACCTTGATCCCGCGCGGCGGCTGCACGGGATTGTGGACCGCGTGCTGTACGATGCAAAGACGCCGGATGGCGCATCGCTGCCGGGCGGCATGGGCCTTCGCTTTGACTGGACGCTGCTGCGCGGGTTCAATCACCCGCTGCCCTGGGCGCTGTCCGGCGGGCTGGATGCGGGCAATGTGGCAGAGGCGATCGGCACGACGGGCGCGACGCTGGTCGATGTATCGTCCGGCGTCGAACGCACGCCGGGCACCAAGGATGTGGACAAGATCGCCGCTTTCCTTAAAGCGGTCGCATCATGA